The Neofelis nebulosa isolate mNeoNeb1 chromosome X, mNeoNeb1.pri, whole genome shotgun sequence genome has a segment encoding these proteins:
- the ACOT9 gene encoding acyl-coenzyme A thioesterase 9, mitochondrial yields MRRAALRLCTTLGKGLRAPGRGLTQGSENPEKQRVLHLHEACSPIHVNHVRDKLREIVGVSTNWRDHVKAMEERKLLQSFLAQSQKGLPPRRMKDSYIEVLLPLGSQPELREKYLTVQNTIRFGRILEDLDSLGVLICYMHTKIHSAKASPLSIVTALVDKIDMCKTSLSPEQDIKFSGHVSWVGKTSMEVKMQMFQLHGNEFCPVLDATFVMVARDSENQGPAFVNPLILESPEEEELFRQGELNKGRRVAFSSTSLLKMAPSAEERTTIHEMFLSTLDPKTISFQSRVLPPHAVWMEDSKLKSLEICHPQERNIFNRIFGGFLMRKAYELGWATACNFGGSRPFVVAVDDIMFQKPVEVGSLLFLSSQVCFTRDSYIQVRVHSEVASLANKEHMTTNVFHFTFMSEKEVPLVFPRTYGESMLYLDGQRHFNSMSVPANLRKDYLVEP; encoded by the exons GCTTTGTACCACCTTGGGCAAGGGGCTGCGTGCTCCTGGCAGAGGACTCACTCAAGGATCCGAGAATCCCGAGAAACAGAGAGTCCTCCACCTGCATGAAG CATGTTCACCTATACATGTGAATCACG ttcgTGATAAGTTGCGGGAGATAGTAGGAGTCTCCACAAACTGGAG AGACCATGTGAAAgcaatggaggaaagaaaattacttCAGAGTTTTTTGGCTCAGTCACAGAAAGGACTGCCACCCAGGAGAATGAAAGACAGTTATATCGAGGTTCTCTTGCCTTTGGGTAGTCAGCCTGAATTACGAGAGAAATACTTGACTGTTCAAAACACCATCAG ATTTGGCAGGATTCTTGAGGATCTTGACAGCCTAGGAG ttctcaTTTGCTACATGCACACCAAGATTCATTCAGCTAAGGCGTCTCCTCTGTCTATAGTTACAGCCCTGGTGGACAAGATTG ATATGTGTAAGACGAGCTTAAGTCCAGAACAGGACATCAAGTTCAGTGGCCATGTCAGCTGGGTTGGGAAGACATCCATGGAAGTGAAGATGCAAATGTTTCAG TTACACGGCAATGAATTTTGTCCTGTTTTGGATGCAACCTTTGTAATGGTGGCTCGTGATTCTGAAAATCAAGG gcCGGCATTTGTAAATCCACTCATCCTTGAAAGCCCAGAGGAAGAAGAACTCTTTAGACAAGGAGAAT TGAACAAGGGTAGAAGGGTTGCCTTCAGCTCCACGTCATTACTGAAAATGGCTCCCAGTGCCGAGGAGAGGACAACCATACATGAAATGTTTCTTAGCACGCTCGATCCAAA GACTATAAGTTTTCAAAGTCGAGTTTTACCCCCTCATGCGGTGTGGATGGAGGATTCAAAACTGAAGAGCTTGGAAATTTGCCACCCTCAG GAGCGGAACATTTTCAATCGGATCTTTGGCGGTTTCCTTATGAGGAAAGCGTATGAACTTGGATGGGCTACCGCTTGTAACTTTGG TGGTTCCCGACCGTTTGTAGTAGCAGTGGATGATATCATGTTTCAGAAACCCGTTGAGGTTGGATCACTGCTGTTTCTTTCTTCGCAG GTTTGCTTTACTCGGGACAGTTACATTCAAGTCAGAGTGCACAGTGAGGTGGCCTCTCTTGCGAATAAAGAGCATATGACCACCAATGTCTTCCATTTCACGTTCATGTCAGAAAAAGAAGTGCCCTTGGTTTTCCCCAGAACCTACGGAG AGTCCATGTTGTATTTAGATGGGCAGCGGCATTTCAACTCCATGAGTGTACCGGCGAACTTGAGAAAGGACTACCTTGTGGAGCCCTAG